CCGTGGCGGCGACGTCGCCCCAAATTGTCCGTACAGTATTAACACTATAGGAGGCAGTTACTGCaaactctttaaaaacacaaagacaaaaacaggacACGACCGCCTCAGGAGTTACCCAGTAATGCTATGAAACACAGGACAAATCGCAAACAGCTAACCATATAGTGCACTACATTTGGCCAGGAGTACAGCGCTATATGGGCATGACAGTGTGTCATCTGAGAGAGTGCCATACAGCTTTGCTGTGAGAGTGGGGTGGAAGACCAAAACTTAACAAAAACAGTAAGAGCTGTTTCTTTttggctatttttttttttttagttttttttttttaacattttgctttttttgaGGGGCTGAGGATTACagtgcatgaaaaaaaaaaaatgcttcaaaTCGAGCCCCTTGTTATTGTTTCATGTGGGAGGAGCGAACGTCTCTCCTTAACCTGGACAAAAACATTCACGTGTGACATCAGAAAAGCCCTATCTGATCCTAGAGTTCAAAACATGTCTGTAAGCCACACACTCGACAGTCAAGAGTCAAACACAAGTAGAAAACACGAAATGAGTCGATCTGAGTGTAACAGACAGGATGTGAGAGGAAAGTGTCCCGGTGTGGATGGATCAGAGCGTCGGCTTCCTATAGGAGTGAGAGtgaagctgggggggggggggtaacaatGCAGAGGTGAAGAACAGCATGAGCGGGCGTTACTCTCACACTTGTACGTgcgagagagagatgtgaaGTGATTGTCAGGCAGCCCATACGTACAGACCTCAGACACATGCCTTCATTATCACTAATGGTACGTTTCTGACTTATTCAAGAGGATAAAATTAATATGAATCGATGCAGCGGCCACATTTGAAATGTGGGGCAGACTCATCCAAATTCATCCAACACGTTATTGAGTTTGATCTAGAATAACAAGACGTCTATTTATAGCATTCATTTGGCATCACTGATGGCTAATTTTTCTTCTGTGGCAACGAGAAACAAGGAATTCATCCTTAAGAGGTCCCTCGGGCACATTGTTCCACTAGGTGCCTGACTACATGCCGACCTTTGTCAAAGTTCCAAGCTTAAGAGGATAACAGCCACCCCGCCGCTTCGTGTCACAAACAGCATGAATGAGAGCGGAGGAGAAATTcgagtggtggtggtgtgggggGAGGTTGGTTGCAACCGTTTGCGTCTTGTCAAGAACATTAAAATAAGGAGTAGAAAAGTGCAGGCCTCAGTGACAGCTTCATCGAAAAATATCTGTTAAGTACAAAAGTGTCAAAAAGGAAAGGCtgtgagagagaaagcaggCAGAGATCTGAAGAAGCCAGGATGAAGAAATGTGGAGACGGACCGGCGGCCAGTGGTGCACGCTGCTCCGGCTCAAAATGAAGGCCTGAAGAGAGATAAGACACTAGTTTCCTTCCATAAAGTTCACCGCCGAGAGACTGTCTGAGCCCCAATGTCTGCAGACCAGTTTCTAGTAACTTCACTCTTAAAAtaagtcattattattattattgttattattcatcTTGACAGATATCAGTAATAAATCAACATCCGTATAGTATCATCATCTctattaatgtatttattatggTCCGTCATGTGTGTGAAGGGTTTTAGTGTGAATCCTTCCATCGCCACCGCCACAGCTGGTGCCCCACCCCAGTCCTCTTCctgccccccacccctcttATTACACCCCCCATCCCCGATCTCTTAGGAGAAGATGCGGATGCACTGTGTGGTGGGGGTGTGGCAGACAGGGCACTCCGGCTCAGTTGACTGGCAGATTTGCCCGGCACACTCCATGCAGAACAGGTTGTGGCCGCAAGGCACCAGGGCTGCCGTCACCTCGCTCTCAAAACACACGAAGCAGTCCCTGTTGACCCCGGGGCCGACGCCGACCAGGCCCGCCACCCCAGAGCCGCCTTTCAGTCGACTCAGGATCCCAGAGCTGAGGCCCACGCCACTGCTGCCTCCCTCGGAGTCAGTTGGGGAGCCGCCGGGCAGGGAGGAGGCCGAGCAGGAGGAGTAACCTGTTGACGAGCCCccggagctggagctggatgCTCCAGAGAAGGAGCCGCCTCCTGCGCTGCCTGACTGGAGCCAGGAGAGAGTGCTGAGGGGATCACTTTGTGCACGACGGGCCAGAGGGTGATCCATAGGGCCCACACCTGCGTCCTGAGGCAGAGTTGGAGACAATCGTGGAGTGATGGCGCCGCCACTGAGCCCGCTGCTGTTGCGACgtagaggctgctgctgctgggaggagCCGGCTGTCTTATTGCCTGTTCCACCATTTGCAAAAGGAGCCCAGATATTGGCAGCACTGAACTCAAAGCCCAGTTCATCTGAGGAGGGCAGCCCCGGGGTGGAGTCACCCCCGAACGTGAACCCTCCTCCAGTGCTGCTGGAGCCTGTGCTAAAAGGGCTAGTGGGACTGCCTCCCTCGTTGGCTTTCCGGGCAGTGCTGAAGCTTTCCGCCGAGTTCATACCGCCGTTGTGCGCTTGGTAGGTGGATGAGGAGGACACCTTTCGGCTGGAGGAGTGGTGCATGGACATGGGAGCAGTGGCAGGAGGGGAGGATGTAGGGGGAGGAGGGCCAGAATGGTGGTTGTTAGCCCTGGACCACAGAGATGCTGGCAGCCCGCCGTTCAGAGAGCCCAGGCCTTCCAGGCTGACATCGGTGCCGTTGGAGTGGAAGTCATTGTCTCCCTGCAGGTCGACAAAGGTTCCAGTTCGCAGGGTGATGTGGGTCTCGATCTCCTCTCTCGCTCGGTCCACGTTTTCCGGCATCCCGGTCACCTCGAACACGGGGTCCTTCTCTCGACTGGGCGTCACGATGTAGGTGTGAGTCTGCTGCTGGATGCGCTTGATAGTTGCTCCCTTTGGTCCAACAACTAAACCAACAACTCTGTAGGGCACCCTCACCTGGATCAACGATACACAAAGAAGGACTGACTTTAATgactgaaaaactaaaactttacTTCGTAGagatgataataaaacaaacatcaaataatTTCTTTATTAGTTGGCAAGagtaagacaaaaaaaaaaaaaaaaaggaggatgaTAACTAAGTCCCAGGGGTTTCTGTACCTGTATGGTGGTCTGTCCAGGAAGGTGTGGTGGTCCAGGAAGAGAGCCTCCCCCTCCGGGTGCGCCAGCTTTGCAGCGGGACGCCCGGATCATAGAGAAATGCTCGGCCGCAGAGACAATTTCACGTTTGGCCATCTCCACATCCTCTCTGCGTCCTGTCACGATGAAGACGGGTTCCTCGCCCCTCACTGGAGTCTTTATGTAGGTGTTTGTTTTGGCACGCAAGGCCTTGATCTTACAACCTGGAAGATGGCGAGAGAAGAAGCAAAGACATTGGTTTTATGagttaaacacaaaaacactcaaataaCCACACGTGTGTCATTATGTTGTGTAAACAAAGTGTTTATTAACACTCAGTCAACCATTTATTAAAACGAATGATACAAGAGCCCTGCAACAAATCTTTTCACTGAGGTCGCAAGGTCcagtttttgtgatttttagtTTGTGATAGTTTCTATTTAATCTCCCCTCACTAAAACAAACTGGGCATTAAACGACTTCTCAACTCTAAGCAGCAGAGTTCAAAAGTGCAATAAACCACAGCCTTTAAAATGACAAGTTGAATGAAAACCACGATAAAAAACCGCTGAGACAAAAACCAAACGTTTATTGAAGGAATATTGTTTAACCTGCCTGCACCTATAAATAATTGTGATTGTGTGAAAATGTGGACAAATAGTGAATCAGTGCAGTGGAATCCATTGTGTATAAATCATagtttagaaaaacaaattctAGAGAGGTGGAACTCCTGCAGATGTCATATTTAATATCAGGACTAATCATATTcaaatgtatgtatttacaGATAAATCAATCTGCAACACTCAAAATATGTCTTTGTGCACTTCCTGCTGCAAATATACCAAATATATGCAAATCAATTCATATGAATAttacataaacatattttatgttatttacattttgtgcaGTTTTGCTGTTATATTTGAAACAATGCTGCTGTAACACGGGAATTTCCCTATAGATCTGTAACCGGGGCAAGTAAAAGCAGCATGTCTGcacttatatataaataaatatataaataaataaatatatatatagtgttcAATGGCTGCTGCACTGCTTGTGTCAACTCATGTCGCCTCCTCCAGCGGCGCCTCCTCCCGTGTGCTCCTGTTTCTTTAAATATGGACGCTCGGTTCCCGGCGACCAATAGGGCGCTCGGAGTGTGATGTCATTGTGGGAAGCAGAAAGCATGGCTTTTTCAAACAAAGAGAACAATGCCATAACGCTGCCGCGGCCGCCACAGGTAAAACCACAGCCCCACAGCCCGGGCCGCGGTTAAAGAGTGGTGCACGTGTGGATGAGAAACAATAGAGACGCGTGAAGTGGGAGAAATGAAGGCTGCGTCTCGGAGGcgagcggcagcggcagcagactGGGTGCAGGGCGTAACACCGCCCAGTcccgtgtttgtgtttctgcctAAATCTGCTCAGCTCAGACAACAAAGATCTGACACACGTATCACAGAGTTGTGAATATGAGCTCAATGTGCCCCTTCTGCTGTGTTGAGGGCTAAACGAGCAGGTCTCGgtgtgtttcctttgtttgGTGCAGGCAGCTAGACATGTCCAGACTCCCGACAATCTGCCGCTTTGTCTGACCCTCTcccacccctccccctccctccctccctcctacTCCCCAACCACACACTCTTGTCAACGCATTGTCTGGATATCGCTCAAAAGCACATGTAAATACAGCAGGTTTGGCTTTTTAACGGAGTGATCGCGTTATGGTGGCGTTAAAGACACATGCTGTTAGTGC
Above is a window of Hippoglossus hippoglossus isolate fHipHip1 chromosome 17, fHipHip1.pri, whole genome shotgun sequence DNA encoding:
- the LOC117778769 gene encoding RNA-binding protein MEX3B-like, whose product is MPSPLFHPEIMDHDVVISSQHNGVGLPRETDHESRDEDHQEALRFALDQLSLMALEKVDCGGGLADSLDGTSGPASEGCNGVGGGGYMDLQMLEHPGGSRDSPSSCSPSPEYYGSGGYHMTGSHPMLHGEQSSVLCSRKRSVNMTECVPVPSSEHVAEIVGRQGCKIKALRAKTNTYIKTPVRGEEPVFIVTGRREDVEMAKREIVSAAEHFSMIRASRCKAGAPGGGGSLPGPPHLPGQTTIQVRVPYRVVGLVVGPKGATIKRIQQQTHTYIVTPSREKDPVFEVTGMPENVDRAREEIETHITLRTGTFVDLQGDNDFHSNGTDVSLEGLGSLNGGLPASLWSRANNHHSGPPPPTSSPPATAPMSMHHSSSRKVSSSSTYQAHNGGMNSAESFSTARKANEGGSPTSPFSTGSSSTGGGFTFGGDSTPGLPSSDELGFEFSAANIWAPFANGGTGNKTAGSSQQQQPLRRNSSGLSGGAITPRLSPTLPQDAGVGPMDHPLARRAQSDPLSTLSWLQSGSAGGGSFSGASSSSSGGSSTGYSSCSASSLPGGSPTDSEGGSSGVGLSSGILSRLKGGSGVAGLVGVGPGVNRDCFVCFESEVTAALVPCGHNLFCMECAGQICQSTEPECPVCHTPTTQCIRIFS